The following coding sequences are from one Nodosilinea sp. FACHB-141 window:
- a CDS encoding dienelactone hydrolase family protein has product MLAAVMTTLVAVGLSSEAKANIVAEPVVYNLDGKPFEGYFAFNQNFGETQPLVLLIHDRDGLGEYEKRRTQMLAEQGYAAFAVDLFGQGVRPANPDEARAQTSTLYGDRATLRARLMAGLAQAQAQAGVDSSQVVAIGYCFGGAAVLEMARAGMDVDGFVSFHGSFDTPEGQDYSQTQGRILILHGSDDSAAPMADVAQLATELDAAEVDFDMEIYGGVDHAFTIWSDADRYDGIADRRSWQTLMTFLGDVLG; this is encoded by the coding sequence ATGCTAGCTGCCGTAATGACCACGCTGGTGGCAGTGGGCCTATCCTCCGAGGCCAAGGCTAATATTGTGGCCGAGCCGGTAGTCTACAACCTGGACGGGAAACCCTTTGAGGGCTATTTTGCCTTCAACCAAAACTTTGGTGAAACCCAGCCCCTGGTGCTGCTCATTCACGATCGCGATGGCCTAGGCGAATACGAGAAGCGCCGCACCCAAATGCTGGCTGAGCAGGGCTATGCGGCCTTTGCGGTCGACCTCTTTGGTCAGGGTGTGCGGCCTGCCAACCCCGACGAAGCGCGGGCTCAAACCAGTACGCTTTACGGCGATCGCGCTACCCTGCGTGCTCGTCTGATGGCTGGTCTTGCCCAAGCCCAGGCCCAGGCCGGAGTAGACAGCAGCCAAGTCGTGGCGATTGGCTACTGCTTTGGTGGGGCCGCCGTGCTCGAAATGGCCCGTGCTGGCATGGATGTAGATGGCTTTGTGTCGTTCCACGGCAGCTTTGATACCCCTGAAGGGCAAGACTATAGCCAAACCCAAGGCCGCATTCTGATTCTGCACGGCTCTGACGATAGCGCTGCTCCCATGGCCGATGTGGCCCAGCTGGCCACCGAACTCGACGCAGCTGAGGTGGACTTTGATATGGAAATCTACGGCGGGGTTGACCACGCCTTTACGATTTGGAGCGACGCCGATCGCTACGATGGCATCGCCGATCGCCGCTCATGGCAAACCCTAATGACTTTTTTGGGTGATGTTCTGGGCTGA
- a CDS encoding PCP reductase family protein, which produces MEWTADAEARLKEIPFFVRPAARKKIEKFAQEQGMSQITVEVYEAAKKQFG; this is translated from the coding sequence ATGGAATGGACTGCCGACGCTGAAGCCCGCCTCAAAGAGATTCCCTTCTTTGTGCGCCCTGCCGCCCGCAAAAAAATCGAGAAGTTTGCCCAAGAGCAGGGCATGAGTCAGATTACCGTTGAGGTCTACGAAGCGGCCAAGAAGCAGTTTGGCTAG
- a CDS encoding isochorismatase, producing the protein MTDSALLPVPDFYNPSRVGEVWSVPYQQRAAEAKAWAKAHHIAPAAEDDRRLCLLLIDVQNTFCIPGFELFVGGRSGQGAVDDNRRLGEFIYRNLGQITTITATLDTHQAMQVFHPLFWVDAEGENPPPMTMIHYDDVVQGKWRVNPAIAANLTASRDLQEYALHYTKTLDDRGKYPLTVWPYHSMLGGIGHALVPAIEEACFFHTIARQSQTRFELKGSNPLTENYSVLSPEVMEDSQGQAIAQKNAPLIQTLLEFDGVIVAGQAKSHCVAWTVADLLSDIEATDPALAQKVYLLDDCASAVVVPGVVDFTDQAEDTYQRFAEAGMHRVQSTTAIADWP; encoded by the coding sequence ATGACCGACTCAGCCCTGCTGCCAGTGCCCGATTTCTATAACCCCAGCCGGGTCGGTGAGGTGTGGTCGGTGCCCTATCAGCAGCGCGCCGCTGAGGCCAAAGCCTGGGCCAAAGCCCATCACATTGCCCCCGCTGCCGAGGATGATCGTCGCCTCTGCCTGCTGCTGATCGATGTACAAAACACCTTCTGCATTCCGGGCTTTGAGCTGTTTGTGGGCGGGCGATCGGGCCAGGGAGCTGTGGACGATAACCGCCGCCTGGGCGAGTTTATTTACCGCAATCTAGGGCAGATCACCACGATCACCGCTACCCTCGATACCCATCAGGCGATGCAGGTGTTTCATCCCCTATTTTGGGTCGACGCTGAGGGTGAAAATCCGCCGCCGATGACTATGATTCACTACGACGATGTGGTGCAGGGCAAGTGGCGGGTCAACCCGGCGATCGCCGCCAATCTCACCGCCTCCCGCGACCTGCAAGAGTATGCTCTACACTACACCAAAACCCTGGATGACCGGGGTAAGTATCCCCTCACCGTTTGGCCCTACCACTCGATGCTGGGGGGCATTGGTCATGCACTGGTGCCGGCGATCGAAGAGGCCTGTTTTTTCCACACCATTGCCCGCCAGAGTCAGACCCGCTTTGAGCTGAAGGGCAGCAATCCCCTCACGGAGAATTATTCGGTGCTCAGTCCTGAGGTGATGGAGGATAGTCAGGGACAGGCGATCGCTCAAAAAAATGCCCCCCTTATTCAAACCCTGCTGGAGTTTGATGGGGTAATTGTCGCTGGCCAGGCCAAAAGTCACTGCGTCGCCTGGACGGTGGCTGACCTATTGAGCGACATTGAGGCCACTGACCCTGCCCTGGCCCAAAAAGTTTACCTGCTTGACGACTGTGCCTCTGCGGTGGTTGTCCCCGGCGTGGTCGATTTTACTGATCAAGCCGAAGACACCTATCAGCGCTTTGCCGAGGCTGGTATGCATCGGGTGCAGTCAACCACGGCGATCGCAGACTGGCCCTAG
- a CDS encoding PhoX family phosphatase: protein MAKKQDIRTILKKVVNFEDENHNPSNNDSFNQVLDRARLGRRGFLKGSSSLAAAAMLGTGLAFAADSTKQTQKAAKAATNLRFNFSPVAKSTTDTLVVPEGYTARVLLATGDPIKSNVTPYKNDGTDNDFEVRAGDHHDAMQYFGMNRAGNGWDPNSSDRALLCINNEVCEDLGFVHPSGPTNYGPESTEARPAIEIDKEVAAHGVTIVEIAKQGSTYDLNRDSRFNRRITATTTFELAGPARRSPMMATAFSPSGQQTRGTLNNCGHGYTPWGTFLSGEENWAGYFNRREDDAVRTAKEVAAFKRYGIGGATSGRYNWSRADATGNTDLYKRWDVSKTASRAEQDFRNVANTFGWVVEIDPFNPNATTKKRTALGRFAHEGCWSATPVAGQPLVFYMGDDARNEYIYKFVTAAAWEPRDANRGAVAGDKYLDEGTLYAAKFNDDGTGEWLPLTLDNPNIANYASYDFADQADVVINARIAADAAGATKMDRPEWGGVNPATGEVYITLTNNVSSSNGRGVKTPLDAANPRYYAEEKETTISQGNVNGHIIRWRESDDTPAAMAFNWDVYLFGAQADAGENINLSGLTAENDFSSPDGIWFSQATPGLLWVQTDDGYYTDATNCMMLAALPGAVGDGESKMVTNKAVPSNANADQQVKTYVGQAASPTVLSRFLVGPRDCEVTGITESPDGKVIFVNIQHPGESSESVTDPAQFTSHWPDGGTARPRSATVVITRNDGGKIAV from the coding sequence ATGGCAAAGAAGCAAGATATCCGCACCATTCTTAAGAAAGTGGTCAACTTTGAGGATGAAAACCACAACCCCTCAAACAACGACTCCTTCAACCAGGTTTTAGACCGCGCCCGCCTAGGCCGCCGGGGATTTCTCAAGGGCAGCTCATCCTTAGCCGCGGCCGCCATGCTGGGGACGGGTTTGGCCTTTGCAGCCGACTCCACTAAGCAGACTCAAAAAGCTGCCAAAGCCGCTACTAATTTGCGCTTCAACTTTAGCCCCGTAGCCAAAAGCACCACCGACACTTTGGTTGTGCCTGAAGGCTACACCGCTCGCGTACTCTTGGCCACGGGCGACCCGATTAAGAGCAACGTCACTCCCTACAAAAACGACGGCACCGACAACGACTTTGAGGTGCGGGCGGGTGATCACCACGATGCCATGCAGTACTTCGGCATGAACCGCGCCGGCAATGGCTGGGATCCAAACAGCAGCGATCGCGCCCTGCTCTGTATCAACAATGAAGTCTGCGAAGATCTGGGTTTTGTGCACCCCAGCGGCCCTACCAACTACGGCCCTGAGAGCACTGAGGCCCGCCCCGCTATTGAAATTGACAAAGAAGTTGCTGCTCATGGGGTCACCATCGTCGAAATCGCCAAGCAGGGGTCTACCTACGATCTCAACCGCGACTCCCGTTTCAACCGCCGCATTACTGCCACCACTACGTTTGAGCTCGCTGGCCCCGCTCGCCGCAGCCCCATGATGGCCACGGCCTTTTCGCCCAGCGGTCAGCAAACCCGTGGTACCCTCAACAACTGCGGCCACGGCTACACCCCCTGGGGTACCTTCCTCAGCGGCGAAGAAAACTGGGCCGGCTACTTCAACCGCCGCGAAGACGATGCTGTCCGCACCGCTAAGGAAGTGGCCGCCTTCAAGCGCTACGGCATTGGTGGGGCCACCTCGGGTCGCTACAACTGGTCGCGTGCCGACGCCACTGGCAACACCGACCTCTACAAGCGTTGGGATGTTAGCAAAACCGCTAGCCGAGCCGAGCAAGATTTTCGCAACGTCGCCAACACTTTCGGTTGGGTAGTCGAAATTGACCCCTTTAACCCCAACGCCACCACCAAAAAGCGCACCGCCCTGGGTCGGTTTGCCCACGAGGGCTGCTGGTCAGCTACGCCGGTAGCTGGCCAACCGCTGGTGTTTTACATGGGCGACGATGCCCGCAACGAGTACATTTACAAGTTTGTCACCGCCGCCGCCTGGGAGCCACGGGACGCCAATCGAGGTGCCGTTGCGGGCGACAAGTATCTTGACGAGGGCACACTGTACGCGGCGAAGTTCAACGATGACGGCACTGGCGAATGGCTGCCCCTCACCCTGGATAACCCCAACATCGCCAACTACGCCAGCTACGACTTTGCCGACCAGGCCGATGTGGTAATCAACGCCCGCATCGCCGCCGATGCCGCCGGAGCAACGAAAATGGATCGGCCCGAGTGGGGCGGGGTCAACCCGGCCACTGGCGAGGTATACATTACCCTGACCAACAACGTGTCGAGCAGCAACGGTCGGGGTGTCAAAACTCCCCTAGATGCCGCCAACCCCCGGTACTATGCCGAAGAAAAAGAAACCACTATCAGCCAGGGCAACGTTAACGGCCACATCATTCGCTGGCGCGAGTCGGACGACACCCCCGCCGCCATGGCCTTTAACTGGGATGTCTACCTCTTTGGTGCCCAAGCCGACGCAGGAGAGAATATCAATTTGTCGGGCCTGACCGCCGAGAACGATTTCTCTAGCCCGGACGGCATTTGGTTTAGCCAGGCGACACCCGGTCTGCTGTGGGTGCAAACCGATGACGGCTACTACACCGATGCCACCAACTGCATGATGCTGGCCGCCCTGCCGGGGGCTGTGGGCGACGGTGAGTCTAAGATGGTGACCAACAAAGCGGTGCCTAGCAACGCCAATGCCGACCAGCAGGTCAAGACCTACGTGGGTCAAGCGGCTAGCCCCACGGTGCTGAGTCGATTTTTGGTAGGGCCGCGCGACTGTGAAGTCACCGGCATTACCGAGTCACCCGATGGCAAGGTGATCTTCGTCAACATCCAGCATCCGGGTGAGAGCAGCGAGTCGGTCACTGACCCGGCGCAGTTTACGAGCCACTGGCCCGATGGCGGCACCGCTCGCCCTCGCTCAGCGACGGTGGTGATTACCCGCAACGACGGTGGCAAAATCGCTGTTTAG
- a CDS encoding exopolyphosphatase, producing MIATKTRHRLVTRSDFDGLVCAVLMKDMDLIDDIMFVHPKDMQDGKVDVNSNDITTNLPYVEGVHLAFDHHSSEMLRNQGQRDNHIIDPQASSAARVVYNYYGGATRFPAISNEMMVAVDQADSAQYVKEEVLHPNDWTLLNFLMDARTRLGRFKDFRISNYNLMMQLIDYCKNHTIAEILALPDVKERVELYFAQEPEFKAQILRCATVHNNLVVLDLRQETVIHAGNRFMVYALFPQCNISIHMMWGLKQQNTVLATGKSIFNRTSKTNIGELMLKYGGGGHDAAGTCQVDNERAEQVLTDLIAQINADC from the coding sequence ATGATAGCTACCAAAACTCGGCATCGGTTGGTCACTCGCAGCGATTTTGATGGTCTCGTATGCGCCGTCCTAATGAAGGATATGGATCTAATTGATGACATCATGTTTGTGCATCCCAAAGACATGCAGGATGGCAAAGTTGACGTCAATTCCAACGATATCACTACTAACCTGCCCTACGTTGAAGGGGTGCATTTAGCGTTTGATCACCACTCTAGCGAAATGCTCCGTAATCAGGGACAGCGGGACAATCATATCATCGACCCGCAGGCTTCTTCGGCGGCGCGAGTCGTTTACAACTACTATGGCGGGGCCACCCGTTTTCCTGCTATTTCGAACGAAATGATGGTGGCAGTAGACCAGGCTGATTCAGCACAGTATGTCAAAGAAGAGGTGCTGCATCCTAATGATTGGACTCTTCTGAATTTTTTGATGGATGCGAGGACAAGATTAGGGCGGTTTAAAGATTTTCGAATTTCGAATTACAACCTGATGATGCAGTTGATTGACTACTGCAAAAATCACACAATTGCCGAGATCTTAGCTCTGCCAGATGTAAAAGAGCGGGTAGAGCTCTACTTTGCCCAAGAGCCTGAGTTCAAAGCCCAAATTTTGCGCTGCGCCACGGTTCACAATAACTTGGTCGTGCTTGATCTACGGCAAGAAACCGTGATCCATGCGGGCAATCGCTTTATGGTCTATGCTCTGTTTCCCCAGTGCAACATCTCGATTCATATGATGTGGGGATTAAAGCAGCAAAACACTGTGCTGGCAACGGGCAAATCTATTTTTAACCGCACCTCCAAAACTAATATTGGCGAACTCATGCTGAAATATGGGGGAGGAGGGCACGATGCTGCCGGCACGTGTCAGGTTGACAACGAGCGAGCCGAGCAGGTATTGACAGACCTAATTGCCCAAATTAACGCTGACTGCTAA
- a CDS encoding chlororespiratory reduction protein 7, with the protein MPDVIMYQEEMFVVLMPGAAEEFLSPEELLERLTELLSDRQHDLPRDLQRFTTVAEQALHLRDTACELELSPGEAMQWYVVRLEK; encoded by the coding sequence ATGCCCGATGTCATTATGTACCAGGAAGAGATGTTCGTCGTGCTCATGCCCGGCGCCGCCGAAGAATTTCTTTCCCCAGAGGAACTGCTAGAGCGGTTGACGGAGTTGCTGAGCGATCGCCAGCACGATTTACCCCGCGACCTTCAGCGCTTCACTACCGTTGCCGAGCAGGCTCTACACCTGCGTGATACAGCCTGTGAGCTAGAGCTCAGCCCCGGTGAAGCCATGCAGTGGTATGTCGTGCGTCTAGAGAAATAG
- the sir gene encoding sulfite reductase, ferredoxin dependent: MVQTPIKPNSAAPGPTPSKMEGIKENSRFLREPVASELLQDTTHFSEQATQILKFHGSYQQDNRDNRAKGQEKDYQMMLRTRNPGGYLSPELYLTLDRLSDEYGNGTLRATTRQGIQLHGVLKQNLKATIGAIVRNMGSTLGACGDLNRNIMAPPAPYKNRPEYRLAQEYANNIADLLRPQTGAYYEIWLDGEKAVSVEEHPDVVAARQRNGNGTVVHNSEEPIYGTYYMPRKFKCAVTVPGDNSVDAYTHDVTLVVITDRSGQLKGFNVLAGGGLGRTHNKEETFARTADEIGYVDKADVYDLMKAIVATQRDYGDRHDRRHARMKYLIHDWGVDRFRQQVETYLGKPLKPFKKLPKWTFYDYLGWHEQGDGNWFVGISVENGRIIDRREGIQLKSALREIVQRFHLPMLITPNQSVLFYEVKPEDKAEIQAILTRHGIAKETEIDPLVRYAMACPALPLCGLAVTESERIMPTVLGRLRALLTKLGLEDEHFVVRMTGCPNGCARPYMAELGLVGSAPESYQVWLGGSPNQTRLARPYLERLHDNDVDTTLEPLFVFFRDGRKKGESFGDFCDRVGFQALRQFSATYNADQYTPRHTKEGRHRLSISHDLFMTLQSTADKEGRPMAQVMADALAVYLQKPVPRD, encoded by the coding sequence ATGGTTCAGACTCCTATCAAACCCAACTCCGCCGCCCCTGGGCCTACCCCCTCCAAAATGGAGGGCATTAAAGAGAACAGCCGCTTTTTGCGCGAGCCCGTAGCCAGCGAGCTGCTGCAAGACACCACGCACTTCTCCGAACAAGCCACTCAAATTCTCAAGTTCCACGGCTCGTATCAGCAAGACAACCGCGACAACCGCGCCAAGGGCCAAGAGAAGGACTACCAGATGATGCTGCGCACCCGCAACCCCGGCGGGTACCTTTCTCCGGAGCTATATCTGACCCTCGATCGCCTGTCCGATGAGTACGGCAACGGCACCCTGCGGGCTACCACCCGCCAGGGCATACAGCTCCACGGCGTGCTGAAGCAAAACCTCAAGGCCACCATTGGCGCGATCGTGCGCAATATGGGCTCTACCCTAGGGGCCTGCGGCGACCTCAACCGCAATATCATGGCTCCCCCAGCCCCCTACAAAAACCGGCCCGAGTACCGGCTGGCCCAGGAATATGCCAACAACATCGCCGACCTGCTGCGGCCCCAAACCGGAGCCTACTACGAAATTTGGCTGGACGGTGAGAAGGCGGTTTCCGTCGAAGAGCACCCCGACGTAGTGGCGGCCCGCCAGCGCAACGGCAACGGTACCGTCGTGCACAACAGCGAAGAGCCGATCTACGGCACCTACTACATGCCCCGCAAATTCAAATGCGCGGTCACAGTGCCTGGCGACAATTCCGTTGATGCCTACACCCACGACGTCACCCTGGTGGTGATCACTGATCGCTCTGGGCAGCTCAAAGGCTTCAACGTGCTGGCTGGCGGCGGTTTAGGCCGCACCCACAACAAAGAAGAAACCTTCGCCCGCACGGCCGACGAAATTGGCTACGTTGACAAAGCCGATGTCTACGACCTGATGAAGGCGATCGTCGCCACCCAGCGCGACTATGGCGATCGCCACGATCGCCGCCACGCCCGTATGAAATACCTAATCCACGACTGGGGCGTCGATCGCTTCCGCCAGCAGGTTGAAACCTACCTGGGCAAGCCCCTGAAGCCCTTTAAAAAGCTGCCTAAGTGGACCTTCTATGACTACCTAGGCTGGCATGAGCAGGGCGACGGCAATTGGTTTGTCGGCATTTCTGTCGAAAACGGCCGCATTATTGACCGCCGCGAGGGCATTCAGCTCAAATCAGCGCTGAGGGAGATCGTGCAGCGATTCCACCTGCCGATGCTGATCACCCCCAACCAGAGCGTACTGTTCTACGAGGTCAAGCCTGAAGACAAAGCCGAAATTCAGGCCATTCTCACCCGCCATGGGATAGCGAAAGAAACCGAGATCGACCCTCTGGTGCGCTACGCCATGGCCTGCCCTGCCCTGCCCCTGTGCGGCCTAGCGGTAACTGAGTCAGAGCGCATTATGCCCACGGTGCTGGGTCGTCTGCGTGCCCTGCTCACCAAACTGGGCCTGGAAGACGAACACTTTGTCGTGCGCATGACCGGCTGCCCCAACGGCTGCGCCCGCCCGTACATGGCCGAGCTAGGCTTGGTGGGCAGCGCTCCCGAGTCGTACCAGGTGTGGCTGGGAGGTTCTCCTAACCAGACGCGACTGGCTCGCCCCTACCTGGAGCGCCTCCACGACAACGATGTCGACACCACCCTAGAGCCGCTGTTTGTGTTCTTCCGCGACGGGCGCAAAAAGGGCGAAAGCTTTGGAGATTTCTGCGATCGCGTCGGCTTTCAGGCCCTGCGGCAGTTTTCTGCCACCTATAACGCCGACCAATATACTCCGCGGCACACCAAAGAGGGGCGGCACCGGCTGAGCATTTCCCACGATTTGTTCATGACCCTGCAATCCACCGCCGACAAAGAGGGGCGACCTATGGCACAGGTAATGGCCGATGCCCTAGCGGTATATCTGCAAAAGCCGGTACCTAGAGACTAG
- a CDS encoding actin-binding WH2 domain-containing protein encodes MDHFSTLILLLRDRTTFLEEVREGKKIESKILSLLVVSSLFFAIYGAIIGSSSGWQQLLVSMVKLPALYLLTLLICLPTLYFFDILFGSKADFKQYAVLSLTTVSVISVLLFSFAPVTLFFLVSIRSYHFFLLLNVAIFGLTGFIGVRLFYAGIRSVMDFTEDTPQIRNRLLLFWLTLYGLVGSQLGWTLRPFFGSPDQPFQLFREVEGNFYSQVIRSIAALLFGN; translated from the coding sequence ATGGATCACTTTTCAACCCTGATATTGCTGCTACGCGATCGCACCACCTTTCTAGAAGAAGTCCGCGAGGGCAAAAAGATTGAGTCCAAAATTTTGTCGCTGCTGGTGGTCAGCTCGCTGTTTTTTGCTATCTATGGGGCCATTATTGGCTCGTCGAGCGGTTGGCAACAACTGCTAGTGTCGATGGTCAAACTGCCGGCCCTCTATCTGCTAACGCTGCTTATTTGCCTGCCAACGCTATATTTTTTCGACATCTTATTTGGTTCCAAGGCTGACTTTAAACAGTATGCAGTGCTCAGTCTCACCACCGTTTCGGTGATTAGCGTGCTGCTGTTCAGCTTTGCGCCAGTGACGCTATTCTTTTTGGTCTCTATTCGCAGCTATCACTTCTTTTTGCTGCTCAATGTCGCCATTTTTGGTCTTACCGGCTTCATTGGGGTGAGGCTGTTTTATGCGGGCATTCGCTCTGTGATGGATTTTACTGAAGATACGCCGCAGATTCGCAACCGGCTGCTGCTGTTTTGGCTGACGCTCTATGGCTTAGTGGGCAGCCAGTTGGGGTGGACCCTAAGACCCTTTTTTGGCTCCCCCGACCAACCCTTTCAGCTGTTTCGTGAGGTAGAAGGCAACTTTTACTCCCAGGTGATTCGCAGCATTGCCGCACTGCTGTTTGGCAATTGA